The Pogona vitticeps strain Pit_001003342236 chromosome 3, PviZW2.1, whole genome shotgun sequence genome includes a window with the following:
- the LOC144587804 gene encoding uncharacterized protein LOC144587804 isoform X2 produces MEVIWFTLEITLSGIKGIFMESAVESLSCRAHNLFWVPKGACHLIDVGGHYAFSSAEVGSSWFLHMECSSLYDNPIQVYNNRLLSYCICITNWEWSGD; encoded by the exons ATGGAAGTTATCTGGTTCACACTGGAAATAACTCTTTCAGGGATAAAAG GTATCTTCATGGAAAGTGCAGTTGAAAGTCTCTCATGCAG AGCCCACAATCTGTTCTGGGTCCCAAAAGGAGCTTGTCATCTCATTGATGTGGGAGGACATTATGCCTTCAGCAGTGCTGAAGTAGGATCCAGCTGGTTCCTGCATATGGAATGCAG CAGTCTTTATGATAATCCTATACAGGTTTATAATAATAGGTTATTATCTTATTGTATCTGTATTACAAACTGGGAATGGAGTGGAGATTGA